A window of the Cutaneotrichosporon cavernicola HIS019 DNA, chromosome: 6 genome harbors these coding sequences:
- a CDS encoding uncharacterized protein (Ring finger domain), giving the protein MGKKSSSASAGTRKKHARKSGKDEDEVSTARPQRGQKRGADGKKLSKKERKALANVKQYIPPPKPPAPPIPDPLDGQGLARSLPAELVVVLRRLGKKDDVTRRKGLEELREQWVSPLLEEGGGEDAATQRDITAAAVEAALPVWLHNLSSLLQSPSHRTQALALHNDLLSLPHMRGVLVDTLAGGYLPGTQDRDIIGSWLVAALEEGRRAGGKALAVWDSVMRFEPPLVKDGVPTSQLDLVPHLPALAEYFSLSTLDPQTLHRDIHPAPVQVAFEKERPPTKGKKGALPKSRASPAPTPTPPVEEDTEVAEERWARYRVGGLVGLGWIVSKLPSASFERPPEEFAVLLTNPVLWSALGMVVAVPDVIPIGSQPPIRRAAYNLLSTVLDAYPAEVARAELLEIISLSVLSNCWQEKEAVVWEAAGTALLKFLTKNRSSWLVAPKTGQDDGDDSDDDDDDDEGSTQPTSRAETPAGRSAAGDDAIPTKAFDGFLEFVSTVCPSIPHLTYPLLVVIVSTVPAVLLPLSSPPSLALLNLFSHLWSPADARLLSTHGLGGQPSAFQAFLQSTADIAAYLLEKTTDETQAWLVKDQLGTRIWGEGVVDMGGKGGRRGAPPVETEAKIAAKAIGKVVEIAPNSLPAFMEEVERTTLGTCFDEKHAFLARALPALTLLREAGPSVHQSIDEIIVKLADGCTERLFEVDDAAPGLAEALVAILKRRPDLFPSERVHILSQGLQAHLNELVGALSPALIAKLFDAVVAVASADEKDALLSALWGFVTSDGEQGQRFALATGILGDGPGLIGAQRLDAIAREAVRAALTSDDAAAVSIASQAVVSDDWLSDQARDAVLSSVTAAAQDAVDDLLTECVDVVVPYTPFAILAVYAAKHLDKLVASDAYIPAVVAAHHLVVLVPRLGLDVSVPPEPSKIWAAAASLPEESKATLSAAISRSLAELLGRVSCRADPDALVDVALMTDLGTHPTPATVASTLLPPADEMLSQLAAHTSQPPHPALPVIDPQVPTGGVVEPISRASDFDTAGRSRAARYVEAGLALLRVDRSLVTTLPHLLNVALSAMVLASDAAAIPGASRGMYTPEASPAALEGVVRGAQGALSFSLSLIDEAPLAWHKATIEQLRAGKPVQKADYLQRLLGDLCASVAEKTSDVAPRAFYAVLSRHLRGSEAGEAEGEVWLTYAMQMSDKQPELAQAIILAIKPLMLDARAFDVAQNRLANALTGISIKNVNEKGVPALRLLAATAPPRDSLSVFLPQQRAVFVLRHVGGWLTSEDEAADDLSDEVDTRVAELYAALAPIVQDLSGAHWDGIFDLIESGLDSCALDDPESYPLLHAVLALLTEVRDLASSNKALRDLWVGKDAHLAGVVKLFLQCRDAASEPLQLIHAQLLDLLGDASPEVMAAAGLPELCELLSQSSSAAIQRTAYRVLAQVVRKSTAELVLEVEADVSEEPAPPRDIKLPADLVAIAEAGRDVDWHEELSVPFVTAQLLAWMAMLDHFDDASRTLRWAYLDQLTSTKLLGEALLPLLFAMLGVSEVGAWNFPASAYAVDEFYCDLLEPEDLPDLSPLASHVYYRTLVTIPSAMRAYYEGLKDRQLSLSLQAFTARNFSPVIIAHEFSALRAPLALAELTDEGLSIRIAQGGGGTAGAGAAEAIASYTVDEQPMEIGIRLPADFPLKAVDVRDLRRVGVPENKWRGWLMGVQQTITSRNGLILEALTVFKKNVALHFEGVVECAICYSIISLTDRTLPTKPCRTCKNRFHASCLFKWFNSSHTSSCPMCRSLF; this is encoded by the exons ATGGGCAAGAAGTCGTCATCAGCATCCGCGGGGACTCGCAAAAAGCACGCGCGCAAATCAggcaaggacgaggacgaggtctCGACCGCCAGACCTCAACGCGGCCAGAAGCGCGGAGCCGACGGCAAGAAGTTATccaagaaggagcgcaaggcgctCGCAAATGTCAAGCAGTACATCCCTCCACCAAAGCCACCCGCGCCTCCCATCCCCGACCCGCTTGACGGACAGGGCCTCGCTCGCTCGTTGCCCGCCGAGCTTGTGGTGGTGTTGAGGCGGCtggggaagaaggacgacgtGACGCGGCGCAAGgggctcgaggagcttcGTGAGCAGTGGGTTTCCCCGCTCCTCGAagagggcggcggcgaggatgcaGCTACGCAGCGCGACATCACTGCTGCGGCTGTGGAGGCCGCGCTTCCCGTGTGGCTGCACAACCTCTCAAGCCTGCTACAGTCACCTTCGCATAGGACCCAGGCACTGGCGTTGCACAACGAccttctctctcttcccCACATGCGGGGGGTACTTGTCGACACCCTGGCTGGCGGGTACCTCCCCGGTACGCAAGACCGGGACATTATCGGCTCATGGTTGGTCGCTGCGCTTGAGGAgggccgccgcgctggcggcaAGGCGCTGGCGGTGTGGGACTCGGTCATGCGCTTTGAGCCACCTCTCGTGAAGGATGGTGTGCCGACGTCacagctcgacctcgttcCCCACCTCCCTGCGCTGGCGGAGTACTTCTCCCTCTCAACGCTTGACCCGCAGACGCTTCATCGGGACATCCATCCCGCGCCTGTACAGGTCGCGtttgagaaggagaggcCACCGACCAAGGGGAAGAAGGGTGCATTGCCCAAGAGCCGCGCGTCGCCCGCGCCGACACCGACTCCgcccgtcgaggaggacacggaggtcgccgaggaacgGTGGGCTCGCTACCGCGTCGGCGGACTCGTTGGGCTCGGCTGGATTGTGTCTAAACTTCCCAGTGCCAGCTTCGAGCGACCACCAGAGGAGTTCGCAGTGCTCCTCACCAATCCCGTGCTCTGGAGCGCGCTTGGCATGGTCGTCGCCGTGCCCGACGTCATCCCAATCGGGAGCCAGCCACCCATTCGCCGGGCGGCATACAACCTCCTCTCTacggtcctcgacgcgtaCCCGGCTGAGGTGGCACGGGCCGAGCTCCTGGAAATCATCTCCCTATCTGTCCTCTCGAATTGCTggcaggagaaggaagCGGTTGTGTGGGAGGCCGCTGGCACGGCCCTGCTCAAGTTCCTCACCAAGAACAGGTCGTCGTGGTTGGTCGCTCCCAAGACGGGCCAGGATGATGgggacgacagcgacgatgacgacgacgatgatgagggcAGCACGCAACCAACAAGCCGCGCCGAGACACCAGCGGGGCGGAGTGCAGCCGGCGATGACGCGATCCCAACCAAGGCGTTCGACGGCTTCCTCGAGTTCGTCTCGACTGTCTGCCCGAGCATCCCACACCTCACTTACCCTCTCTtggtcgtcatcgtctcgACCGTCCCCGCTgttctcctccccctctcctcccccccgAGCTTGGCACTGTTGAACCTGTTCTCGCACCTGTGGTCGCcggccgacgcgcgcctGCTGTCTACGCACGGCCTGGGCGGGCAGCCTTCGGCCTTCCAGGCGTTCCTCCAGTCGACCGCCGACATTGCGGCCtacctcctcgagaagaCTACAGACGAGACGCAGGCGTGGCTCGTCAAGGACCAGCTGGGCACGCGTATCTGGGGCGAAGGTGTTGTCGATATGGGCGGCAAGGGTGGCCGGCGAGGTGCACCGCCCGTCGAGAccgaggccaagatcgccgccaaggccatcggcaaggtcgtcgaaATCGCACCGAACTCCCTCCCAGCTTTcatggaggaggttgagcgcaCAACGCTTGGGACCTGCTTTGACGAGAAGCACGCgttcctcgcgcgcgcactGCCTGCGCTCACGTTACTCCGCGAGGCAGGGCCGAGCGTTCACCAGTCTATCGACGAGATCAtcgtcaagctcgcggATGGGTGCACCGAGCGGCTGTTCGAGGTGGACGACGCAGCGCCtggcctcgccgaggccttGGTTGCCATTCTAAAGAGGCGACCGGATCTCTTCCCGTCCGAGCGCGTGCACATCCTCTCGCAGGGGCTGCAGGCGCACCTCAACGAGCTGGTGGGCGCGCTCTCCCCAGCTCTCATTGCGAAGCTGTTCGACGCGGTCGTAGCCGTCGCGTCGGCAGACGAGAAGGACGCACTGCTCTCCGCGCTGTGGGGCTTCGTCACCTCCGATGGCGAGCAGGGGCAGCGATTCGCGCTAGCGACTGGCATTCTCGGCGATGGGCCAGGTCTGATCGGCGCACAGCGCTTGGACGCCAttgcgcgcgaggcagTGCGGGCTGCGCTCACCTCTGACGACGCCGCAGCAGTGTCCATCGCATCCCAGGCCGTCGTTAGTGACGACTGGCTCTCGGACCAGGCGCGTGACGCCGTCCTCTCCTCGGTGACGGCCGCAGCCCaggacgccgtcgacgacctcctcacgGAGTGCGTCGATGTTGTCGTCCCATACACGCCGTtcgccatcctcgctgTGTACGCGGCCAAACATCTCGATaagctcgtcgcctcgGACGCGTACATCCCCGCGGTCGTGGCCGcgcaccacctcgtcgtgctcgtccCTCGCCTGGGCCTGGACGTCTCAGTTCCACCCGAACCGTCCAAGATCTGggcggccgcagcctccTTACCAGAGGAGAGTAAGGCGACTCTCTCGGCAGCGATCTCGCGCTCACTCGcggagctcctcggccgcgtgTCCTGTCGCGCCGACCCGGACGCGCTCGTGGACGTCGCCCTCATGACCGACCTCGGGACGCACCCCACGCCTGCCACTGTGGCCAgcaccctcctcccacccgctGACGAGATGCTCTCTCAGCTCGCGGCACACACGTCCCAGCCGCCAcaccccgccctccccgtCATCGACCCACAGGTCCCGACCGGCGGGGTGGTCGAGCCCATCTCCCGCGCATCCGACTTTGACACCGCTGGCCGctctcgcgccgcgcgctATGTCGAGGCCGGCCTTGCACTCCTCCGCGTCGACCGTTCCCTCGTCACGACGCTTCCCCACCTCCTGAacgtcgcgctcagcgCAATGGTCCTTGCCTCGGACGCGGCTGCGATTCCCGGCGCCTCGAGAGGGATGTACACGCCGGAGGCGAGCCCGGCTGCactcgagggcgtcgtgcgcggcgcgcagggcgctctctccttctctctcAGCCTCATTGACGAGGCACCGCTTGCGTGGCACAAGGCTACTATCGAGCAGCTCCGAGCGGGGAAGCCTGTCCAGAAGGCGGATTATTTACAGCGCCTTCTCGGTGACCTCTGTGCGTCAGTGGCCGAGAAGACGAGCGACGTCGCACCTCGCGCGTTCTACGCAGTGCTGTCGCGGCATTTGCGTGGATCTGAGGCCGGCGAagccgagggtgaggtgTGGCTCACGTACGCCATGCAGATGAGTGATAAAC AACCGGAACTCGCCCAAGCAatcatcctcgccatcaaGCCGCTCATGCTTGACGCCAGGGCGTTCGACGTGGCGCAGAACAGACTCGCCAACGCGCTCACCGGCATCTCGATCAAGAATGTCAACGAGAAGGGCGTGCCTGCACTGCGGCTGCTCGCGgccaccgcgccgccgcgtgACTCCCTTTCGGTGTTCCTGCCGCAGCAGAGAGCAGTCTTTGTCTTGCGACATGTGGGCGGATGGCTCACgtcggaggacgaggcggccgacgacCTCTCAGATGAAGTCGACACGCGTGTAGCGGAGCTGTACGCAGCACTCGCGCCAATCGTGCAGGACCTCTCCGGCGCTCACTGGGACGGGATCTTCGACCTCATTGAGAGCGGGCTCGACTCGTGTGCACTCGACGACCCAGAGTCGTATCCTCTGCTCCATGCCGTCCTCGCTTTACTCACCGAGGTGCGCGATCTCGCTTCATCGAACAAGGCGCTCCGCGACCTCTGGgtcggcaaggacgcgcACCTCGCAGGTGTTGTCAAGCTGTTCCTCCAGTGCCGCGATGCTGCGAGCGAGCCGCTCCAACTCATCCACGCacagctgctcgacctcctcggcgacgcgagCCCCGAGGTCATGGCCGCGGCCGGGTTACCAGAACTCTGCGAGTTGCTCTCGCAGTCGTCATCTGCCGCGATCCAGCGCACCGCGTaccgcgtcctcgcgcaggTTGTGCGTAAGAGCAcagccgagctcgtgctcgaggtcgaggcggacgtGTCCGAGGAGCCTGCGCCCCCACGGGACATCAAGCTGCCCGCTGACCTCGTGGCGATCGCTGAGGCAGGCCGCGACGTGGACTGGCACGAGGAACTATCGGTCCCCTTTGTCACTGCCCAGCTCCTTGCGTGGATGGCCATGCTCGACCACTTtgacgacgcgtcgcgtaCCCTCCGCTGGGCATACCTCGATCAGCTCACGTCTACAAAGttgctcggcgaggcgctcctcccgctcctctTCGCGATGCTCGGTGTATCCGAGGTTGGCGCGTGGAACTTCCCCGCGTCAGCCTACGCTGTCGACGAGTTCTACTGCGATCTGCTGGAGCCAGAAGATCTGCCGGATCTCAGCCCCCTCGCGTCACACGTGTATTACCGCACGCTCGTGACCATCCCAAGCGCCATGCGCGCCTATTACGAGGGCTTAAAAGACCGTCAGCTCAGTCTGTCGCTGCAGGCGTTCACAGCCCGCAATTTCTCACCCGTGATCATTGCGCACGAGTTCTCTGCGTTACGTGCACCGCTTGCTCTCGCTGAGCTTACGGACGAGGGTCTCAGCATTCGCATCGCACAGGGCGGGGGCGGAACGGCTGGTGCCGGAGCTGCCGAGGCGATTGCGAGCTAcacggtcgacgagcagccGATGGAGATTGGCATCCGCCTGCCAGCTGATTTCCCGCTCAAGGCCGTGGATGTGCGCGACCTGCGCCGCGTTGGTGTGCCCGAAAATAAGTGGCGCGGATGGCTCATGGGCGTGCAGCAGACCATCACGAGTCGCAACGGGCTCATCTTGGAAGCGCTGACGGTCTTCAAGAAGAACGTAGCGCTCCACTTCGAGGGCGTGGTCGAGTGTGCGATCTGCTACTCGATCATCTCGCTCACCGACCGCACGCTGCCCACCAAGCCGTGCAGGACATGCAAGAACCGCTTCCACGCCTCCTGCTTGTTCAAATGGTTTAACTCGAGCCACACGTCGAGCTGCCCAATGTGTCGCTCGCTCTTCTAG
- a CDS encoding uncharacterized protein (Domain of unknown function (DUF1917)) produces the protein MDNVNKYRWTPSGGMPIDDFLKKYKPSLLDKTDAPWIWVSTGGARDDPEAENNALVKAVGKGQVVLDEVTKRVAAIEKDDKIPVRGKKGVLSKKQARDEAQKKAADALREISLEMSFPRTESVDAVWAKIARSVAYGPLRDAGVMTAKVATLDPMAGDMGTHVVIIYVDNIYDKDMVTKVLVSLLEDHGIDPSASKSDLYTLLGIDSKHASGMRSSIWRSSELVKDVKALKAKYKPGSEKKWVRKDEPEAKPASKSPRKSGSKEPSPGLEKGVSFSDKVDVKAEPQRSPVKQNGRPTKRLKSAAAIFKENDIFASDSEEE, from the exons ATGGACAACGTTAACAAGTACCGCTGGACGCCGTCTGGTGGCATGCCTATCGATGACTTCTTGAAGAAG TATAAGCCGTCACTTCTAGATAAAACGGATGCGCCC TGGATCTGGGTGTCGACCGGGGGCGCTAGAGACGACCCCGAAGCCGAGAACAATgcgctcgtcaaggcgGTCGGCAAGGGGCAAGTCGTGTTAGATGAAGTGACGaagcgcgtcgccgccatcgagaaggacgacaagATTCCGGTGCGCGGGAAGAAGGGCGTGCTGAGCAAGAAGCAGGCGCGTGACGAG GcgcagaagaaggcggcTGACGCGCTGAGGGAGATCTCGCTCGA GATGAGTTTTCCACGTACCGAGAGCGTCGACGCTGTGTGGGCCAAGATCGCACGCTCCGTTGCCTACGGGCCACTTCGCGATGCTGGCGTCATGACCGCCAAAGTCGCCACGCTTGACCCTATGGCAGGAGACATGGGAACGCACGTCGTCATTATCTACGTGGATAACATCTACGACAAGGACATGGTGACGAAGGTGCTTGTCTCGCTGCTGGAGGACCACGGGATCGATCCGAGCGCGAGCAAGAGCGACCTGTACACTTTGCTTGGGATCGACTCAAAGCACGCCTCTGGCATGCGCTCTAGCAtctggcgctcgagcgagctcgtcaaggacgtgAAG gcgctcaaggccaagtaCAAGCCTGGTAGTGAGAAGAAGTGGGTCCGCAAGGATGAACCCGAGGCAAAGCCGGCCAGCAAGAGCCCGAGGAAGTCTGGCAGCAAGGAGCCTAGCCCGGGGCTGGAGAAGGGGGTGTCGTTCTcggacaaggtcgacgtcaaggcAGAGCCACAGCGTTCACCAGTCAAGCAGAACGGGCGGCCAACGAAGAGGCTCAAGTCTGCTGC ggcGATATTCAAGGAGAACGACATCTTCGCGTCGGACAGCGAAGAGGAGTAG